Sequence from the Deinococcus misasensis DSM 22328 genome:
CCATCAGGGAAGTGCCAGTGGGATGGGGCTTCACCCCATCCGCCAAACCGTTTTGACCTGTAGAATGGGCACCAGAGTTGTACTGTACCGCTTCAGAGGAGGAAGTTCATGCGCAAGAGAACCATTGCCCTGCTCACCCTGAGCCTCACCAGTCTGATGTCTGCCGCTCAAGCAGACAAACTCGACACCGTCAAAAAACGCGGCAAGCTCGTCTGCGGCGTCAATGACAAACTCCCCGGATTCGGTTTCCTCGATTCCAACGGCAAGTACTCCGGCTTCGATGTCGATTTCTGCAAAGGCGTCGCCGCCGCCATCTTTGGCGATGCCAGCAAAGTCCAGTACGTTCCCCTCACCGCAGCCGTGCGTTTCACGGCCGTCCAGAGTGGCGAAGTCGATGTGGTCTTCAGAAACACCACCTACACCTCTTCACGGGACGGTGAAGTGGGCATGGACTTCGGTCCGGTCACCTTCTACGACGGTCAGGGCGTGATGGTCAAAAAAGAAGCACCCGTCAAGAAAATCACCGACCTTGATGG
This genomic interval carries:
- a CDS encoding transporter substrate-binding domain-containing protein codes for the protein MRKRTIALLTLSLTSLMSAAQADKLDTVKKRGKLVCGVNDKLPGFGFLDSNGKYSGFDVDFCKGVAAAIFGDASKVQYVPLTAAVRFTAVQSGEVDVVFRNTTYTSSRDGEVGMDFGPVTFYDGQGVMVKKEAPVKKITDLDG